One Sporosarcina sp. FSL W8-0480 genomic window, TATCCGACCGTTCGGTGGAATTATCTTTAGTCATATCGGCGACCGGATCGGAAGGAAAAAGACACTTGTTTTGACATTAAGCATAATGGGGATTGCAACATTTGGTATGGGGCTTTTGCCTACGTATCAAGCAATCGGGATTTGGGCACCAATTCTATTGATAACATTGAGACTTATTCAAGGCTTAGGTATTGGTGGAGAATGGGGAGGCGCGCTACTACTTGCGGTTGAATATGCGCCGCCTGAAAAACGTGGTTTCTTTGGATCCGTGCCACAAATGGGGATTACAATCGGTATGATGCTTGGAACACTGGCATTGTCTATCATGACTTTGCTGCCTGAAGGTTCATTTATGACATGGGGCTGGCGTGTACCATTCATTCTGAGTGCATTGCTTGTTGTTTTCGGATTATGGATTCGTAAAGGAATTGATGAGACACCTTCATTCAAGGAAGTCCAAGAGCGTGGAGAAATTCCTAAAGTTCCACTTATTACAACACTAAAAACACATTGGCGTGAAGTCCTTATTGCAATTGGAGCCAAAGTTGTTGAAACAGCTCCGTTCTACATTTTCAGTACATTTATCGTTTCATACGCAACTACTCAACTTGATTTCTCAAGAACAGCGACGTTGAATTCAGTCATGGTTGCTACAATCGTTACAACGATTTTGATACCGATCATGGGTAAACTCTCTGACAAAGTCGGCCGTAAACCACTTTACGTATGGGGATCTGTCGCTATGATTCTGTTCGCATTCCCATACTTCTGGATGATTAAGCAAGGCTCAGTTGCCCTTCTTGTAATTGCTACCATTATTGGATTGGGAATTATTTGGGCACCAATTACAGCAGTTCTTGGAACGATGTTCTCGGAAATCTTCTCTGCTGAAGTACGTTATACGGGAATTTCTCTTGGCTATCAAATTGGGGCAGCTGTTGCCGGAGGTACTGCACCACTTGTTGCGACTGCATTACTTGCCAAATTCAACAATTCCTATGTGCCGGTTGCTCTATACATCATTTTCACGGCGGTCGTTTCACTTATTGCCATCTGGGCAGTAAAAGACCGGAAAAACGAAGCGTTAGATCTATAAGCTATAACTCCGAACAGTGTGCAATATAATTCCAAGGGGGAGATTTTAGTGCTGATCATCAATGAAAAAGAAATTCAAACT contains:
- a CDS encoding MFS transporter → MEKKKLNRVLIASLVGSSIEWFDYFLYGTVAALVFNQMFFVNEDPTISLLLAYASFALAFFIRPFGGIIFSHIGDRIGRKKTLVLTLSIMGIATFGMGLLPTYQAIGIWAPILLITLRLIQGLGIGGEWGGALLLAVEYAPPEKRGFFGSVPQMGITIGMMLGTLALSIMTLLPEGSFMTWGWRVPFILSALLVVFGLWIRKGIDETPSFKEVQERGEIPKVPLITTLKTHWREVLIAIGAKVVETAPFYIFSTFIVSYATTQLDFSRTATLNSVMVATIVTTILIPIMGKLSDKVGRKPLYVWGSVAMILFAFPYFWMIKQGSVALLVIATIIGLGIIWAPITAVLGTMFSEIFSAEVRYTGISLGYQIGAAVAGGTAPLVATALLAKFNNSYVPVALYIIFTAVVSLIAIWAVKDRKNEALDL